CCGATGCATTCACACTGACATTCACACCATGCTGCTTGGAAGAGGTAGGAGCCACCTAAAGAGCAAAAAGGCCAGACTTGCAGTGACGTGGCAGCAGGATACCATCTGTCCCACTTGTCCTGCTCCAGGTACTGGACATTCAGATGGCTACCTATCCTGATGCAGGTTGACCACAGCTTGCTTAGTGCAATTAGTTCCTTACTAATCGTTCTAGAATCTACTAATGAAGTCAAGAAATGGTAgtttggaggaagaaaaagggacAATGGCAGCAGGGAATGAATGAATCTGAGTGAAGCAAAGCTGTATGGTATCATATTCTCCCTTTGGCAAATTCTAAGACTAGGGAATCCCTATCCTAATTCCACCAATTCCAGCCCCATTCCCCCATCACCCTGCACCAGGCCAAAAACAGGCCAGAGGTGGAAACTGTTCCTCCTCATCCATTATTGAAGTCATTGATCCTTAAAAGCAGCTAGAATAGTGTCCAGGGCTAGGATCCTTCACCACAAGGAGTGACCAAAGCCAGGTACTCACAGGGAACACAGCAGGCCCATACTGGAAGGTGCTGGGGAGGCCCGGGACCCCTGTATAGTATGGCAGGCTGGTGTAACTGTAGCCAGGAGGCAGCGCCGGGTTCAGGAATGTCTGCTGCGTGGTATGGTGAGTCTGCGTCTGGTTCTGTTGGGGTTGGGCCAAGGTTGTGGccggggctggggaggaggcatCCCCACGGCCGAACTTTGTGAGGTCACCTGTGACAGGAGAGGCTAAATGTACCTGCCTCTTTCACCCCAATACCAATGCAGAATTACCTCTTCTGGTTTCACATGATTCCAGGAGATCCTGTTCAAAGACTATTAAAGTTCAATTCCTTGAATTACATTTCTGAGTGGCTCCAATTAGTGTTGCTCAGCATATACTGAGCACAGTTGCTGTAAGCCAAGGACTAGTGTTGAATAACTGTGCAATGCTATGGCAGGGACAGGCTCTTGGAATAAGGCACCTGTACAATTTCTCTGCCCACTTGTGTTCTCTTTCATCttcccccttcttccctcccctcttctcctccaTGGGGAATACCCCATGCTGGACTTGAAAGACAATGATGGATCAGGGAAAATGATAAGTCAATGAGGACAATGATAGGTCAGGTAAAAGAAGGCCCCCAGACATAGCAAGGCAGTGAGATTGCCACTGTGAGTAGCATAAAGGGGCAGAGATGAGCAGAGAAGACCACATCGACCACTGTACTTCCTGGAAAAAGCTAGCAAATGGCTTGAAACTAAGTCAAGATATCACTTTTTtgggagatgaggtcttgctatgttgcccaggctggtcttgaactcctgggctcaagcaattctcccaccttggcctcccaagtagccgagactacaggtatgtgctaccatgcctgtcTAAGATATCATCTAGAAATCACAGGGAGACAACAGAAAGTGGGATGAATAGGAAAAGCCACGACATGCCCAACTTTAGCAGGATTTTGAATCTACCAATCTTGATTTATCACATTCCTTCTTGCTACCAATCAGGTTTCTGCCATCAATCCCAACACTatctccctttttatttatttagtcccATCCCAATCCTACCAGAATAAGGGTTGCTGGCCAGGCTACCATCCCTCCCAGTCAGCGGAGTAGTGGGTGTGGGAAATGGGATGCTGTAGTAATCctagaaaagagggaaaaaaagagcagAGATTCAATGTCACTCATTCCCCAGCATGAGTATTATTTCCACagaggaaaaaacagaagaatgtgAGAGTTGTGCAATTTATCCAGTCACTAATTAAGCTGGCTAGAGTTAGCACAAACTCCACATTACTCTTGTATACACTGTCCCCCTTGCCTGGCCATGAGCACAGTCAGGCAAGGTCTAAGGGTATGCCCACTTGAGAATATGTCAAAGTCCACAAGGACCAATATTTTCAGCACTTTAGGTGTCATCCCTATCAGTTTATACCAAGCTTATTCTACTGAGAAAACAGATCATTCTGTAATTTAAAGTGACTGGGACAAACAAAAAGCACCCTGAGTGCTCCAGAGTACTTTACTGGGCTATAGATTAGGTTAAATGGTATTTACTAAGATGCCACaactctgatttaaaaaaagaagaaaaaaggctgggtgtggcggctcacgcctgtaagctcagcacttagggaggcagaggcaggtggatcacaaggtcaggaactcaagaccagcctggcaaagatggcgaaaccccatctctactaaaaatacaaacaaaaaatcagccaggggtggtggcgggcacctttaatcccagctactcgggaggctgaggcagacaattGCTTtgacccaggtggcagaggttgcaatgagccgagatgacgccactgcactccagcttgagagacagagtgagactctgtcttaaaaaaaaaaaaaaaagttatcttctGTTGGAAACCCTCCTCCAAATCCCTATATTCTAATATGCCTTAGATCAGAGTGTATGGAGGGCTGGGATGGGAAAGAGCTATGTCTGTGACTGAGGTAATTCTCCCAACACTAATTTTAAGACTACTTTATTTTCCAAAGCTCTATCCCACATACTCACCAATGGAAATCTTGTCTGAAGCATCTGTAAGTCATCATAACCATATACTTGTGGCTGAAAGATACAGATATATAGCAATAACAGGAACTGGTCATGATGTTAGCAAACTAAGGAGCCAAGAGACAAGCTAATTCAACAGAATATTCATCCTCATTCTGGGTTAGAACACGACACAGATTATTTCCttcaattttatttaagtaaaaagcAGTAAAGTACAAAGAGATTAAAAGATTCATGAAAGGTCTTGAAGCTTTCCTTGAGCTAAATACTACTGATTCTAGTAGGCTGGCTTCTTGATACCAATAGAGTAGACACAAAATATACACGAACAACCAGTTTTACTCTCTATTCTACAAGTCTCTGTCTCTTATACTCTTCAAAATCTGGCTTAAAAATAATCTCCTCCAGaaagaatattttacttttctccaaTTTCAGGGTTTTAAGGTAGTGACTACACATTAAAAATGTGTAACTGTGTTATTTGGATGTGTCAGCAGTATGATATTTATCTAGACTTTGTCTCTGAGGGCAGGAACAGgtatcttttaaaactttttcatataCCCTTCATCTTAATAGCTAAGAAATACTTGAAGGTCACAGAAGATACACTAGGGCAAAAAGCTACTACTAATATCAGCCACCCACTTATTCTCAAAGTCCCAGATTGAGTCAGGAAACTTTCCTCTAACCAGGCCAGACCAGCAAACACACTCAAGAGTTACGGATTTAATCAAATCAGAGAAAATAATTCTTGgggccaggagtagtggctcaggcctatataTAACCCCAgttctttgagaggctgaggcaggaggacccccTGAGCccgggattttgagaccagcctaggcaacataggaagaccctgtctctaaaaaaaatttttcaaacttagccaggcatggggatgcacatctgtagtcttagctacttggggagtctgaggtgagaggactgcttgagcccaggagttcaagactgcagtgagctagctATGATTGtttcactgcactctggcctgggtaaaagagcaagatctgtctcaaaaaataaaataatagtcatAATTATCTAAGACACTAAAAAGGATTCCAGATGAACATTCTGGCCTTTGGCTTCTGAGGCCCAGAAGTTGTGTTTCAAACAGGGCAGATATTCTcatcacacatatacatacatattgtacacacacacacatgcatacatgtgtgcACCATAAACCAGAGCAGACACACAATAGATGGGTTGGCCTCAGTTTAGTCCATTAGTACTTTTTCCAAAACTGCAAAGATTAAAAACCAGTTTGATTACATGTGGCAAttcctcatttattttatattttaattacagttgacccttaacacaggtttgaactgcatgcTGTTTATACCTGAATCTTTTCCAACCAGACACACAGATcaaaaatacagtcacatttatAGAATGCAAAACCCATATACATGGATTCCACAGAGCCAACTGCAGGGCTTGAGTATGTGCAAGTTTTGGTATTCACAGGGGTCCATCTGAAGCCAGAGCTATAAAAAGAGCAGCCACAGCATCCTCACCTTTTGAAGAAGATCCTTTAGTCCCACTTACCGGGTAGGCATGTAACAGCCCTGGAGCCATAATATACGGATTAGGCAACAACGGCGGGACCCCAGGAGGGAGGTTGGGAGGAGCTTTTCCtaaaagagaaattatatttttatcccATCACACAATTACCCCCTCCATCCCAGAGGAATGCCATCTGCTTACGCTAGGCTACCTGAAGTCGTAGCAACTGAGCTTCGAGTCGAGGCTGTGACAGTGGAGTTGCTGCCTAGGCTGAGGCCCAGGCTACTGCCACTATTGAGACTGGAGGAGACACTGACCACTGGGGGAGGTGCAGAGACTGTGCTGGATGTGGTGGAAAAAGTGCTGGAGGAAGAATGGAGATTCGCCTCACTCTCCACACTTGTGTGCTTCAAAAGGGGGAGCagtggaagagagaagaaaagagatcaGCGTCATAGGTCAGGAAAAATAAGATAAGACAATCCCTCCTGCTGAATATATTATTATGTCAACTTCCTAATTAAAGAGACCAAGTAGGCAAGGTACCAAAGTACACCCTGCTAAAGTAGTTAGAAATAATCTCCAGCTACATATTCCTCAAGACTCATCTGGCAAGAATGGTAACACACTCACTGCACATCATCATCCTGTTCAGAAAGACAATAACGCAAATGGAGACAGATTCCCCAGAGACTAACATTGGTTCATAAAGGAACAGAGAGAGTTGAGATGTAAAAAATACATCACAGCTTTCTCTCCCCAACTTTTCTTTACTAGTTGAGACCAGTTTGTGGACTAGGAGCAAGCAAAAattctgattttacttttttttttttttgagacagggtcccatctgttgcccaggctggggtgcagtggtgcaatattggctcaccacaaccttggcttcctgagctcaaacaatcctcccactttagccacccgagtagctaggactctatgagtgtaccaccatgcttggccaaccttcaaaaaatttttgtggggatgaggtctcactatattgctcaggttggtctcaaactcctgggctcaagcaatcctcctgccttggcctcccaatgtgttgggattacagaggtgagccactgcacctggccacaattCTGACTTTAAACCTGAAACTCTGTATTTGAACAGAGACTCCTAAAGGAACCTTAGCCCTCATACCTCCCCAGGCTTCTGGCAAATCTGACACTTTTGTCCAAAATGGGTCCTTCCCTTTACAGGCTCAGCTTAATTCTATTAATAGTTGTTACAAATCGAAACAACAAAATTGATCTTGGACCAAAAGCTCTCACCTGGCATCTACCTTCACAAAAATGTCCAGCCTTGCACTGATTCTTTTCAGAACTCATGTTTGGCATACCCAAGACCAAGAAAAGAGAACAGCTCTACCAGTTAGAAAGGTATGTTCTTCCAGAATTTATTAAAGTATACAAAGCCCAACTATATATTCAGTAGGGGAAAAAAGTCAGAAAGTCACTTTCAGGGCTTTTAGGAATGGCCCAGAGCTCAATGTTTAGGGATTGTTCTGCCTCTCTTGGCTTCCTAACATCCCTTTACTCGTTTTCCTGCAACCTCAAATCAATTATTTTGCCATCTCATGAAGAAATTTTCAATAATTCTCTCTTGGGACAATCTTAGGGTTGGAAAGTTCTAAGTGTAAGAAAACCACACATCCCTCTCTGCATCACACTTACCAAAAGAGTGGATGTCGAAGTGCGCCCAGAAGATGTTGATGATGAAAGGGTATTCTGCTGTGTAGATAACGTGCTGTCAGAATAAAAGAGGTTGCCATCAGCCACAGTGCTATACTTACCTGACCCAGAGCTTCAGTCAAGAACATAACAAGGAAATAAGATATAATATGAGACACCAAGGAGGTCTGAGATCATATATATGTTAAGCACAATGCCCAGCCAGGGGTAGTCAGCAGTTAAAGCAAAAGTAGACGTTGAAAGGGGAAAATTAAAACAAGCCTCCTCTGTCTTCACTTCCCACAGTTCTCAGGTCACCCACTTACCACAAAAGCAGGGCTAATGTGGTCTCTGCCAGGTCAAGGGAATAAGAAAGAACCAGAGAGCTCTGTTAACTGCTATTCACCAACCCCAACCTCCATCCTCACCCCAAATCACCTGCTGTGTTGTGTGGTGGTAGTATTTGGAATCTCCTCACTGTGGCTCAAGCCACCCAAGGAGGATGAATGCTGATTGGTTGTCGTCAGTAAGGAAGCTGCAGATACCGTTTCATTGAGAGGGGGGATGCTAGAAGTGGAAGGTGAATCAGATTTCACTGCAGAGCCGGTAGCACCTAGAAACATAGAAAGAAGGAAGTCCACTTATCAGAAAAAAGGGAATGTCTATAAGAGATGACTACAGTCCAAGGCTGTTCCAAAAACAAGAGAATGAGTTATTTAACAGTGGACTGTATTACGtcgaatcttttttctttaatgctgAGAATTACACAGCATGGGTCTCATTTGTCCAATGAAGGGAACTAATGGATTATCACCATTTTAAGATAGAAAACCAGGAACGTAAGAGGGGAAAAGCCTGAAGAACACTCACCTTCAACAGATTGTGTGGTCTGTAACTGCGTGGCCTGCACAGAACTGAAGCcattctggtaaaaaaaaaaacagaagagcaaGAAACAGACAAACTCATGTGAATGAGGCAAGTCAGCACTGATTCAGCTTTATTTTGGTCAACAAATCTTTAGGAGAAACTCTATATAAATTAACCAAAAGGATTAATATTAATACAATGCAGACTGTCCAAAAAAccaaaatagcaacaaaaattaaacaacaaaactGAGATATACCAACACTGTGTGACCAAAAGCAAAAGAAGGAAACCCTACAAATTGCTGAAGACACCCCAAACCTAAAACAGTTAGAGGAAAGGCCCAAAGTCCACATTCAGTGATTTTTGGGGAAGGATGAGTACAACAGTTCAGTCATACCACCTATTCCACTGGCATCATCTGACAGTCACTCAACATCACCTCTGGCATATGCTGTCTCCCTCACCATGCCAGGACATAGCAAGGTGAGGTCTACTGACATGCACCCAGAAATCTGGTAATCACATCTTCCCAGAAGACAGGACAGGCACTTGAGACTGATTCTACTAGTGACAATGAATTTTTTGTACAAAGAGAATGTTTTCCTGACTCATCAGTCTCCAGGTTTGCTGATAAGAACTTTTAATTCACTAATCACAGATGTGTGCCTTTTTCAAATTCTCAATCACTACTTCCAAAGTTTCTttgcaccatttgctgaaaagtaAAACACTAACATTTAAGGAATTTTTGCCCACAATTCTCCTAACCAATTCCCAGGGGTTCATGAAGCCACTACCTTTGCCTGAGTCAggtccttttggggtgatgaagaGATGGAGCTGGGGTACCGCCGAGTCTGTGTGGATCTCTGTTCATAAAGAGGGCCCTGAGCATTATTTTGGGAGGTATAGGTTGTCGACTGAATTGGGCCGCTCTGATAACCAGACTCCTGACTCTGGTTAGATGAAATTGTAGAGGAAGATTCACtgtaaataatgaagaaaaaaatctcagagaaaCAAAATAGAGCAGATCTACTGATACTAAGGAAATTGTGGAGATCTACTAGTGGAACAACTTGATTTGAATCAAGAAATTTTTCAGCAACAAGTAAAAGAATCTATCAAAATTTTCTCCTGATAACACTAGGAATCCCTACCTTCTATAGTGCCAGAGATCTAAATTAAGAATTAATCTTAAAAAcacctaggccgggcacggtggctcacgcctgtaatcccagcactttaggaggccgaggcgggcagatgacgaggtcaggagatcgagaccatcccagctaacacagtgaaaccccgtctctattaaaaatacaaaaaaattagccgggcgtggtggcgggcacctgtagtcccagctacttgggagtctgaggcaggagactggcaggaacccaggaggcggagcttgcagagagccaagatagtgccactgcagtccagcctgggtgacagcacaagactccgttttaaaaaaacaaacaaaaaataaataaaaaaaaatcttaaaaacatcttCAAGtcttcaaggaagaaaaaagtccCTTGGCTCCCCCCTACattctgctgttttgttttgtttttttatttttgagacggagtcttgctcagtcgcccaggttggagtgtggtggcgcgatctcggctcactgcaagctccgcctcccgggttctcgcccttctcctgcctcagcctcctgagtagctgggactacaggcccattacgcccagctagttttttgtatttttagtagagacggggtttcaccgtgttagctaggatggtctcgatctcctgacctcgtgatctgcccgtctcggcctcccaaagtgcagggattacaggcgtgagccaccgtgccaggcccatTCTGCTGTTATAAGAAAAAGTGGATCCGGAAGctgtgtctcaagcctgtaatgccagaactttgggaagccaaggtgggcggatcacaaggtcaggagatcaagaccagcctggccaacatggcaaaaccccgtctctactaaaaatacaaagaacagccaggcatagtggtgggtgcccataatcccagctattcaggaggctgaggcaggagaatcgcttgagcctgggaggcagaggttgcagtgatctgagatagtgccattgcactccagcctgggtgacaagagcaagactctgtctcaaaataaaaaagaaaaagtggctaAATGTCAGTATACAGGATACATTACTCTTGGCCCCTTCTACACATTCATGGACCCTAAGCACAGGAAAAACCATCTTTTCTTCACACTCATTTTAGAGAATTCTGAATTCTAGGCTCCCTCAAGAACCATATAAGATttgggccgggagtggtggctcatgcctgtaaccccagcacctttggaggccaaggtgggcggatcacctcaggtcaggagttcaagactggcctgactaacatggtgaaaccccgtctctactaaaaatacaaaattcgccgggcatgctggctcatgcctgtaattccagctactaggaaggctgaggcaggagaattgcttaaacctgggagacggaggttgcagtgagcagagaatgcgccaatgcactccagcctgggcaacaagagcaaaactctgagccaggcacggtggctcatgactgtaatcccagcactttgggaggccgaggcgggcagatcacccgaggtcaggagttcaagaccagcctggccaagatggtgaaaccctgtctctactaagaatacaaaaattagccaggcgtggtggcacatgccagtaatctcagctacttaggaagttgaggcaggagaattgcttgaatccgggaggcagaggttgcagtcagccgacatcacgccattgcactccagcctggcaacaaagcaaaactccatctcaaaaaaaaaaaaaaaaaaaaaaaaaaaaaaaaaaaaaaaaaaaaaccaaaaaccaaaaaacattgggggcatggttgctcatgcctgtaatcccagcatttgtggggggggggggggggcccgaggtgggtggatcacttgaggtcatgagttctagaccagcctggccaacatggtaaaaccgcatctctactaaaaaatacaaaaatttgctggttatggtggtgggcacctgtaatcccagctactcaggaggctgaggcaggagaatcgtttgaacccgggtggcggaggttgcagtgagccgaaatcatgccactgcactccagcctaggcaacagagtgacactctgtgtttaaaaaaaaaattcgtagagacagggactcattatattgcccaggctggtcttgaactcctggcctcaagtaatcctcctgccttggccacccaaagtgctgggattataggtgtgagccatcacatccagcccCTAGGGGGCATATTTCTACCTGTTTAGTTACAGATAACcctaataataatattttaaagcactCAAAATGCTATGATTGACTACTTTCCCCCTCAGTCATGCAGAGAGGCTTGGCCTCTCCAGAGTTCTAAAAACTACCCGCAGATTAAAAAAGTAGTAAAAGGTAAATAAGAGAGGTCTTATGGCTAATGTTTCCTCTACCTGGCCGTGCTGGTATACAGGCTACTTGGAGCCTGGCTTGAAGAGGCGCTCGTGGTGGGGGTGGACTCATAATCAGAAAGGACAGGCTCTGACCCAAACTGCAATGCCCCAAACTGCAGGTTTAGCCCTGAGATATCTGCTGAGCCAGGCATCTCCACAGCCAGAGCAGGAATCTATAgagaaaggtgaaggagaagagaaagtaaTGGCTTTAATACAACCTTACTAAAGACTAAAAAAAACCTTCCCCTTTAAATTTCCAAACTTACCTTTTTAATCTCAATTCTCAAGCCCACACCCCTTGCCATAAGATGTTATCTACCTAAAAGTTTAAGTACCTTAGAAGTCAAGGAGgcttttttcttctgctgtttcAGTTTCTGCTGAGCCGGCTGAGGGCTAGAGGACTGGTTGTCTGAAGATCCAGGCGACATCTGTGGAGCCGACGTGGATTTGCTTGGCAGAGGAGAagatggaggtggaggtgcagcTGTGGAGGTAGCCACTGCAGGTGACTTCTCCTGAAGGAACACCTCCATCATGGTTGAAGACGGGGTAAAAGCCTGGCGCTTTGTAAAGGGGCTGTGCACTGTTGAATCACTTGGGTTCTTCAAATCTGCAAGAGGAAACCCAGAATATGAAGCCAGAGATGCTGATGAATCTCAAGGAAATGCTATTATCCTGCACTAGCACCATGAGTGAGGACTGTAAAAATCAGAAACGCATATAAGCAGGCCCTCTTTTGGGGCTTAATCTCATTTCTATAGGTGACAATCActggattacttttttttttttttttttgagatggagtcttgctctgtcacccgggctggaatgcaatatgcaatggggcaatctcagctcactgcaacatccacctcctgggttcaagcgattctcttgtctcagagtagctgggactacaggtgcgtgccaccatgcctggttaatttttgtgtttttggtagacacgggatttcatcatgttggccaggctggtctcaaactcctgacctcaagtgatccatccgcctcggcttctcaaagtgctgggattacaggcatgagctgccacacctggcctacatCCATCCTTAAATAAAGCCTAATTAAATTAACACCATTACCCAGCCTGTGTAGACAGGAATGCACAAATTGTCCAAGTTTAAAGTACTGCAAGTTCTCATTTAACATCATCCATAGGTGCTTGGAAACTGGCTTTAAGCAAAAACAATGCATGGCATATCTTTGAATAACATTTTCCTTCAACATGATTTCATTATAATGttgatgagaagaaaaaaaaaaaatggccaggcgcagtggctcatgcctgcaatcccaccactttgggaggccaagaccagcagattgtttgagcccaagagttcgagacacacctgggcaacatggtgaaaacccacctccagaaaaaataaaaaattagccaggcacggtggtataagcctgaggtcccagctactcaggaggctcaggtgggaggattgcttgagcccaggaagatgaggctgcagtgagccaagatagtgccactgtactccggcctggatgacagaacgagactttgtCTTATGTTTCACaaaaagttgcagtttccaagaacctatcaatgaCATTAAGTGAAGACTTACTGTATAAGGTCTTAAGATGGCGAAGTCTATGAACCTAAAGGCAATATGTTATTTTCAAACACTGAAGATAAATCTAAGgagaataataattaaaaccCCAATCAACAGAAGACTGCAAATACGTATatggttaaaattttttttttttttttttttttttttttttttttttttttttttttgagaaaagctAGCTACACACtagctctgcagcccaggctaatgtacagtggtgcaaacacagctcactgcaacctcaacctcctgggctcaggcaattctcctgcctcagcctccctaggagctgggaccacaggtgcacaccaccacgctcagctaattgaaaacaattttttaagaaatggagtattgatatgttgctcaggctgttcttgaactcttaggctcaggctgtcctcccacttcagcctcccaaagtgctaagattacaggtgtaagctaccatgcccagcctctaaaTCTGATGAGAAATATATAGCCTCAAATTTTATTATTCCCCAACTTTCTGAATTCACCTTATTTGATTGGGGGAAATACATGTAGGAAGGTAATCAACTAGCTGCCCCTTTTCTTCACTTCAGGACACattctccaccccctccccctgCTAGCCTCTTGACAATAATGCTCCAATGCTTTAAAGATTCAAGTCACTTTCCATCTTCTCACCATACTGCACCAGTGATGGGGATTGTGTCGTTGAGCCCATGTCCCAAGAGGAGGTGGTGGTGCTTCCAGACTGAGAATGCTGAGCTGCCAACTGAGCCAGGGCTTGGGCAGTCTTGAATTGCTCCAAGAACTGGGAGCCCGTAGTACTGCCGCCTTTAGCTTCACCGACATCACCAAATCCTTTCCCTAACATGCTCACCTGTAGATCAATAAAGAGATGAGAGAAACCTACAGCCAGTAACCTTGTTCAGCTACTCATAAAGACTTATCCAGACAGAGCGCCAGTATAGATCAAGCAAGTAAAGAATACTGTCATACTGGGTATACAGCGTAGTCCACTAGAGTATAGGACCTAGAGTCAGACTGTCTTAGATTGAAATCCTGGCTATGTAAgcttggaaaaattat
This Rhinopithecus roxellana isolate Shanxi Qingling chromosome 8, ASM756505v1, whole genome shotgun sequence DNA region includes the following protein-coding sequences:
- the UBAP2L gene encoding ubiquitin-associated protein 2-like isoform X4 — translated: MMTSVGTNRARGNWEQPQNQNQTQHKQRPQATAEQIRLAQMISDHNDADFEEKVKQLIDITGKNQDECVIALHDCNGDVNRAINVLLEGNPDTHSWEMVGKKKGVSGQKDGGQTESNEEGKENRDRDRDYSRRRGGPPRRGRGASRGRECMHGALSKPAVVRGQENGLDGTKSGGPSGRGTERGRRGRGRGRGGSGRRGGRFSAQGMGTFNPADYAEPANTDDNYGNSSGNTWNNTGHFEPDDGTSAWRTATEEWGTEDWNEDLSETKIFTASNVSSVPLPAENVTITAGQRIDLAVLLGKTPSTMENDSSNLDPSQAPSLAQPLVFSNSKQAAISQPASGNTFSHHSMVSMLGKGFGDVGEAKGGSTTGSQFLEQFKTAQALAQLAAQHSQSGSTTTSSWDMGSTTQSPSLVQYDLKNPSDSTVHSPFTKRQAFTPSSTMMEVFLQEKSPAVATSTAAPPPPSSPLPSKSTSAPQMSPGSSDNQSSSPQPAQQKLKQQKKKASLTSKIPALAVEMPGSADISGLNLQFGALQFGSEPVLSDYESTPTTSASSSQAPSSLYTSTASESSSTISSNQSQESGYQSGPIQSTTYTSQNNAQGPLYEQRSTQTRRYPSSISSSPQKDLTQAKNGFSSVQATQLQTTQSVEGATGSAVKSDSPSTSSIPPLNETVSAASLLTTTNQHSSSLGGLSHSEEIPNTTTTQHSSTLSTQQNTLSSSTSSGRTSTSTLLHTSVESEANLHSSSSTFSTTSSTVSAPPPVVSVSSSLNSGSSLGLSLGSNSTVTASTRSSVATTSGKAPPNLPPGVPPLLPNPYIMAPGLLHAYPPQVYGYDDLQMLQTRFPLDYYSIPFPTPTTPLTGRDGSLASNPYSGDLTKFGRGDASSPAPATTLAQPQQNQTQTHHTTQQTFLNPALPPGYSYTSLPYYTGVPGLPSTFQYGPAVFPVAPTSSKQHGVNVSVNASATPFQQPSGYGSHGYNTGVSVTSSNTGVPDISGSVYSKTQSFEKQGFHSGTPAASFNLPSALGSGGPINPATAAAYPPAPFMHILTPHQQPHSQILHHHLQQDGQTGSGQRSQTSSIPQKPQTNKSAYNSYSWGAN
- the UBAP2L gene encoding ubiquitin-associated protein 2-like isoform X12, whose translation is MMTSVGTNRARGNWEQPQNQNQTQHKQRPQATAEQIRLAQMISDHNDADFEEKVKQLIDITGKNQDECVIALHDCNGDVNRAINVLLEGNPDTHSWEMVGKKKGVSGQKDGGQTESNEEGKENRDRDRDYSRRRGGPPRRGRGASRGREFRGQENGLDGTKSGGPSGRGTERGRRGRGRGRGGSGRRGGRFSAQGMGTFNPADYAEPANTDDNYGNSSGNTWNNTGHFEPDDGTSAWRTATEEWGTEDWNEDLSETKIFTASNVSSVPLPAENVTITAGQRIDLAVLLGKTPSTMENDSSNLDPSQAPSLAQPLVFSNSKQAAISQPASGNTFSHHSMVSMLGKGFGDVGEAKGGSTTGSQFLEQFKTAQALAQLAAQHSQSGSTTTSSWDMGSTTQSPSLVQYDLKNPSDSTVHSPFTKRQAFTPSSTMMEVFLQEKSPAVATSTAAPPPPSSPLPSKSTSAPQMSPGSSDNQSSSPQPAQQKLKQQKKKASLTSKIPALAVEMPGSADISGLNLQFGALQFGSEPVLSDYESTPTTSASSSQAPSSLYTSTASESSSTISSNQSQESGYQSGPIQSTTYTSQNNAQGPLYEQRSTQTRRYPSSISSSPQKDLTQAKNGFSSVQATQLQTTQSVEGATGSAVKSDSPSTSSIPPLNETVSAASLLTTTNQHSSSLGGLSHSEEIPNTTTTQHSSTLSTQQNTLSSSTSSGRTSTSTLLHTSVESEANLHSSSSTFSTTSSTVSAPPPVVSVSSSLNSGSSLGLSLGSNSTVTASTRSSVATTSGKAPPNLPPGVPPLLPNPYIMAPGLLHAYPPQVYGYDDLQMLQTRFPLDYYSIPFPTPTTPLTGRDGSLASNPYSGDLTKFGRGDASSPAPATTLAQPQQNQTQTHHTTQQTFLNPALPPGYSYTSLPYYTGVPGLPSTFQYGPAVFPVAPTSSKQHGVNVSVNASATPFQQPSGYGSHGYNTGRKYPPPYKHFWTAES